A DNA window from Castanea sativa cultivar Marrone di Chiusa Pesio chromosome 7, ASM4071231v1 contains the following coding sequences:
- the LOC142642335 gene encoding F-box/kelch-repeat protein At3g23880-like → MGERLSNDVVEDILGHLPVKSLTRFRCISKSCDSIITDPTFITKHLKLNLNQSESLVSTNTHSEYLLYTTEVKYRSPSSKHLCAVVCNNDCTLTQISRFEIPSLFEKHSVVGFCNGLFCLASRRNDLNHIIYLWNPSIRMFKKLLATPFTDEDKKEHKRSVVGLAYNSQNNDFKILRLLSVLLGPGAEAEAEIYSLSTDSWRKVVITMESLRGYEPNFGRIVKIDPPCIFLNGALHTLAITSRHHFILSFNVNDESFREIMLPSSPFDVDTNFTQHASFKGSLAFFAFADSLRGAFCNIWVMEEYGVAESWTRIYRVPMIWVGDVRFCGCTDNGEVWIKNTNGLISFDPEIRILNVLNVEDADWVGFTANSMESLILLDGE, encoded by the exons ATGGGTGAGCGTCTTTCAAACGATGTCGTGGAAGACATCCTGGGTCATCTCCCAGTGAAATCCTTAACCCGATTCAGGTGCATTTCGAAATCCTGTGACTCCATCATCACTGACCCCACTTtcattaccaaacacttgaagcTCAACCTTAACCAATCCGAATCGTTAGTATCCACAAACACTCACAGTGAGTATTTGCTATATACTACAGAGGTTAAGTATAGATCACCATCTTCCAAACATCTGTGTGCGGTTGTTTGCAACAATGACTGCACATTGACCCAGATTTCGAGGTTTGAAATCCCCTCACTTTTTGAGAAACATAGTGTAGTTGGTTTCTGTAATGGCTTGTTCTGTCTAGCAAGTCGTCGTAATGATCTTAATCacattatatatttgtggaaCCCAAGTATTAGAATGTTTAAGAAGCTTCTAGCTACTCCCTTTACTGACGAGGATAAAAAGGAACATAAGAGGTCTGTTGTTGGACTTGCTTATAATTCTCAGAACAATGACTTCAAGATTCTGAGACTTCTGTCTGTTTTATTGGGACCAGGGGCCGAGGCCGAGGCCGAGATTTACAGTTTGAGTACAGATTCGTGGAGAAAGGTTGTAATAACGATGGAGTCCTTAAGAGGGTATGAACCCAACTTTGGAAGAATTGTTAAGATTGATCCACCCTGTATATTTTTGAATGGGGCTTTGCACACTTTAGCAATCACTAGCCGCCACCATTTCATTCTGTCCTTTAATGTCAATGATGAGAGTTTCCGAGAGATAATGTTGCCTTCTAGTCCCTTCGATGTGGATACGAATTTCACTCAACATGCATCGTTTAAGGGATCCCTAGCTTTTTTCGCTTTTGCTGATAGTCTTCGGGGTGCCTTCTGCAACATATGGGTTATGGAGGAGTATGGTGTGGCTGAATCTTGGACTAGAATATATAGGGTACCAATGATTTGGGTTGGGGATGTTCGTTTCTGTGGCTGCACTGATAATGGTGAAGTTTGGATTAAGAATACCAATGGGCTGATTTCATTTGACCCTGAGATTCGAATTCTGAACGTTCTTAACGTTGAAGATGCTGATTGGGTGGGTTTCACGGCTAATTCAATGGAGAGCTTGATTTTACTCGATGGCG AGTAG